GAGATCTGGAACAACAGCGCTGCCAGCGTTTCGCTACCGAAGACGATCTAGACGCGAATCATTGTACGATTGAGGAACGCGAGGAATACGAGCCCTACCTGGAAATGGGACTTCCCATTTTTGCAGGCGTCGATTACGAACTGATTCTGCGAACCGCCGAACAGGAAGCGGACATCATCTTGTGGGATGGAGGCAACAATGATTTCTCATTTATCAAACCGGATTTGCTGATCACTGTTGCCGACGCCTTACGCCCCGGACACGAAGTGCATTATTACCCTGGCGAATCAAATCTGAGAATGGCGGACGTGATTGTAATTAATAAAGTCGCTGCTGCAGAAGCAGACCACATTTCACAAATCAAGGCAAATATCAAGCGTTTGAATCCGAACGCGGCAGTGATGGAATCGAATCTGGAAATAGTCGTTGAACAACCTGAGCAAATTGCGAATCGGAGTGTGCTGGTGGTTGAAGATGGCCCGACCCTGCTCCACGGCGGGATGGCAACAGGGGCTGGCTATTGTGCGGCAATTCAGTTTCAGGCGAAGCAGGTGATTGATCCGCGCGCGTTCGCTGTTGGTAGCGTTGCCAAGGCGTTTCAACAATACCCACACATGGGATCAATCTTACCTGCACTCGGATACTCCGAGAGGCAGCGAGCGGAATTAAGTCAGACGATTCAGGCCTCCCAGGCCGATCTGATTATCGACGCCACCCCGGCCGGTCTGTCTCATGTCATCCAGACGTCCATTCCCATCGTTCGAGTCCGGTACGAATTCCAGCAGTCTTCCGGGACTTCCCTGCAACGCATGATCCAAGAATTTGCAGGCCGGTAAGTCCCTGATAGATCTCACTCATTACAGACATCCGCCAGACCATTCTCTCCATGGACAGGGATGCTCAAGACGCATCAATTTTGGGCAAAGCTTGTTTATCCTCTAAGCAGATTGGCTCCCTGAAAATGGATCCAGGTGAAGAATCACCTGCGAACTCACCAGTTTCCACTTCGATAGCATATTCTCGTATCTATATATTTAACAATTAGTTACACACATCGATCACAGAACGATCTGAATCCATTTTTGAAATTAAGCATAAAAGATCGCACATAAGTGTTTCCCCTCCACTTAATTAGCATTATTTTGTAATAATACTTAATTATGGCATTTAAGTTGCTGTATCTTAAGTCCTCACAAACAAGCTTGCCCTCCTCTCCTTCCACAGGAAACTGATTATGAACTACCGATCCCATTTAAAACGAGGTTTTACTTTAATTGAATTACTCGTGGTGATTGCCATCATCGCGATTCTGATTGCGTTACTGCTACCGGCAGTCCAGCAGGCGCGTGAAGCAGCCCGCCGCTCAACTTGCAAAAACAATATGAAACAACTCGGACTGGCTTTGCACAACTACAATGATAATTTCACCGTCTTACCGATCGGTTCACAAACCGGCTCTTTCCCCAACTGGCGTGTTGGTGTCCTGCCTTATCTGGATCAGGCAAATGTCTACAATCTGTTAACCAGGGCCAACGGCTATTGGGCGCATTCAGGGTTTCCCGGAAACACGGTTCTATATTCCGTTCGTCTCCCCGTCTATAAATGTCCTTCAAATCCGTATGGCATGACCAACACGACCGATTTCAATTACTCTGCCAGTAATGCGGACGCCAGTCTGCAAAGTATGATTATTGACTATGTTGGTATCTCGGGGGCAACGCCGGACCCTGCAGGTCGAACGAATGTATGTACGGGAGATATTCTGGCAAGCAGTTCCAGTAACTGTAATACGGGAATGCTGGTTCCTTTTGAAAGCAAGCGATTTCGCGATTGCACAGACGGAACCACCAATACCATCATCCTGGCAGAACAATCGGGTCAAGTGAGTGGTACTCAGAAAAGTGCAAATGCGCTGGGTGCATGGCATGGCTGGGCTAATTCCAGTCTTTCAGCCTGGAATGCACGGACTCCCATGCCACTCAGTGCAGGTGGTTTCTGGTATGCCGCTGGTACCACCACGGTTCGCTACCCACCGAATGCATATTGGAAATCTACCGCCCCTGGGCCAGGAAACAGTCGTTATTCTGCCAATACGATTATTAACTCGCATCATGTCGGAGGCGTACATGCCGTATTAGCTGATGGCTCCGTTCGATTTCTTTCTGAAAACATCGACATGGATACGCTCAGACAATTGTGTGTTCGCGATGATGGAAAAGTGATAGGAGAATATTAATCTCTCTTAAACTTCTTTTCTAACTCCCCTGATTCTCGATCAGGGGAGCCAGACAACTTCCTTCCCACCAAACAACGCTGCTGGAAAAATCATGAAATATATCCCGTTTTCCCCTTCCGCATTTCGACAACTCAGTCTGACAGGACTCTTAATTCTATTCCTTGTAGGTCTCAACAGTTGTGATCATTCGCCAGGTTCAGAGAAACCAAGAGGTGATGTTACGATCCGGATTACAAACGGCAGCGCCCCTGTCGTAGATGCACAGGTCGATCTTGTGAATGAACAAACGGGGGAAGGTGGAGGTGGCACTCTCGATGCCGAGGGAAAAACAACGATGACAATGGTGGCACTGGGATCATACACCGTCACCATCAATCCCCCTGCTGAGGAACCGGTAATCCCCGGTATCGAAACAGCTCCCAAACCGAAAGTAGCTCTCCCCATCCCCAAGCAGGCACAAAAAATTGCCACCAGCCCCTATAAGGTCGAAGTGGGCTCAGGGACGAATGACTTTACCTTTGATCTGAAATCGATTGCAGATTAAGGAACTTCGTTGATTTTTTTTGTTTTTATATTTATGAAATGCTGGCATTCCCCTCCGATTCACGAATTATGCCTTTTGATCTATGCACGGTGAATCAAGAACTGCTACCCTATGGACTTACGTGTGAAATTGCCTGGCAAACAACAAGTTCCCATTTTGTCTACAGATTATGCTGCGTAGACAACAAAACTAACAGAGCTCTACTCAGACTACATTTGCCTAAATAACAGGCATGCTTCTTGGAGAGCTGCTGACACATTGCGCGAAAGGATCTTGAAAAATCCGCTAAATCAAGATATTTCGTCACTGATTCTTGTAAACAGCGAATAAGCACCAGCAACGGCACGCAATCTGCTTTAAATCTATTTCATATAGTGAAATTACAGCAATTCCGTCCAAAAACGCTCGTTGAGGAATCCAGTTAATGAGGCTAGCTCCCTACCAGTCTGGCGAAAGTTTTGATGAAATGTTTGCCCCCGATGGTCAGCCGCGACCCAGTGGGGAAAAGTTTGTAGAGCGGCTGCAAACGCTCTCAGAAGGTAGTTTGCAGCAACGGCAAAAAACAGCCGACCTCAGTCTGCAGAACATGGGGATTACTTTCAATGTTTACGGACATGAAGCGGGTACCGAAAAAGTCTGGCCTTTCGACCTTCTCCCGCGGATCATTGACGCACATGAATGGAAAATGGTCGAAAGCGGACTGCGCCAGCGAATTCACGCTCTGAACCTGTTTGTTGATGATCTCTACAATGACTGCAAAATAATAAAAGACGGCAAAATCCCAGAAGAATTGGTCCAGTCTTCCAAAACATTGCGTCCTCAATGCAAAGGATATCGCCCCCCGCAGGGAGTCTGGTGCCATATCACCGGCGTTGACCTGATCCGTGATCGTGATGGACAGATTTACGTTCTGGAAGACAACCTGCGTTGTCCTTCCGGCGTATCGTACGTGCTTGAAAATCGCGAGTTAATGAAGCGGACATTCTCACACGTCTTTCAAGGCATGTCTGTCGCACCGATCGAAGATTATCCCGAACAACTTCTGAAAACATTACTGGACTGCGCACCGGAAGGGGTGACCGATCCGACAGCCGTCGTACTCACACCAGGTATCTACAATTCGGCCTATTTTGAGCATACGTTTCTAGCTCAGCAAATGGGGGTCGAGCTGGTCCAGGGTACTGACCTGGTTGTTGAAAACGGCTACGTCCATATGAAAACGACGCGAGGCTTAAGTCGCGTCGATGTTATCTATCGTCGGATCGATGATGACTTTATTGACCCCAAATGTTTTCGCCCTGATTCTGCTCTGGGTGTCGACCATTTGATGGATGTCTGTCGGGCAGGACGCGTGACTTTAGCAAATGCCCCCGGTACCGGAGTCGCCGACGATAAAGCCGTTTACGCCTATGTACCGGACATCATAAAATATTATCTCGGTGAAGAAATTATTCTGCCCAACGTTCCCACACATCTGTGTTCTGATGAAAAGCAACGGAATCATGTGCTTGGAAATCTCGACAAACTTGTTGTGAAACCCACGAACGAATCGGGCGGGTATGGAATTTTGATGGGCCCTCAGTCCTCACAAGCAGAACGAGACAAATGTGCCGACGCGATTCGGGCCAATCCTCGCGAGTGGATTGCCCAACCGATGTTGAACCTCTCGACTGTCCCGACACTGGTCGAAGACGAACTCAAGCCACGGCACGTGGATTTGCGTCCGTTCGTCCTCTGTGGAAAAGACATTTATGTGATGCCGGGCGGACTGACGCGAGTGGCTTTGAAAGAGGGGTCAATGGTCGTCAACTCGTCGCAAGGTGGTGGTAGCAAAGATACGTGGATCCTGCGAAACGGTAACTCAATCCCTGAGCCGCACATTTCACGAGCAGCCTGGGAGGACAAGAATGCTTAGTCGAGTCGCGAATTCTGTTTACTGGTTGAGTCGCTATGTCGAGCGCGCGGAGAACGTCGCACGCTTTATCGACGTCAACTACAATCTGACCCTGGGAGAAACCGACACACTCGGCAACCAGTGGGCCCCCTTGATCTTCACAACCGGTGATCAAGCCATATATGAAGAACAATACAAAGATTTCAGCCGCGAGAATGTTTTAAAGTTCCTTTTATTTGATAAGGAAAATCCCAATTCCATTCTCTCCTGTGCCTCATTTGCCCGCGAAAATGCCCGCACCATCCGCGAGATTATTCCTTCGGTCGTCTGGGAACAGTTAAACCAGTTCTTTTTCATGGTCCGCTCGGCGGCCAGTCTTGAAGCAACACTGGACCAGCCGCAAGAATTTTGTGAACGTGTGCGACTGGCTAGTCATATGCTGGTTGGTGCAACTGACGCCACCATGTCTCACGGTGAAGCGTGGCATTTTTCACGCGTTGGACGAATGATCGAACGGGCCGATAAAACATCGCGAATCGTCGATGTGCAATACTACATTTTACTTCCCGACGCGCACGATGTCGGTTCTGCACTCGATGTCGTTCGCTGGTCGGCTTTACTGCAATCTGCCAGTGCCCTGGCCATGTATCGACGCCAATACGGTAAGATTCTTCCAGACCACGTCGCTGATTTTCTGATTCTTGACAGCCGGTTTCCCCGTTCAATGCACTTCTGCCTAGCCAAAGCACAACAGTCGTTAAGAAGTATTACAGGCAGCACCGCAGGCACGTTTCTTAACCTGACCGAACAACGCATCGGCCTGTTATGTGCGAATATGGATTACACCAGTATCGAGAATATCATTCAACAAGGGTTGCACCAATATATCGACGGCTTTCAGAAACAGTTGAATCTCGTTGGTGAAGCGATTCAGGATGACTTTTTCACATCGAAACAGTCATCACAAACTCAGGTCCAGACTTCTGAGACAGTCAGCCAGACGCAGTCGAATTACTGAATCCGACATACATAAGAACGTATTTTAATTTTTCAAACTGAATGATGATACAACATGATCCGCATTGCATTAAATCACAAATCAATTTATCAGTATGATCGTAGCGTGGAACTGGCGCCACAAGTCGTCCGCCTGCGTCCTGCGCCACACTGTCGCACTCCGATCTGCAGCTATTCGCTTCGTGTCACTCCGGAAGAGCATTTTGTCAACTGGCTGCAGGACCCGCACAGCAACCATCTTGCCCGGCTGATTTTCCCCGAAAAAACACGCCACCTGCAAGTGGAAATCGATCTCGTCGCGGAAATGACCGTGGTCAATCCATTTGATTTCTTCCTCGAACCGGAGGCGATGGAATATCCGTTCCAATACGAAGCAAGCCTGGCAAAAGATTTACAGCCATTCCTGGCTAAGATCGAACCGGGACCGGAATTTACTGCCCTGATCAATTCCATCGATCGCTCCGAGATCAAAACAATCGATTTTCTGGTTGGTCTGAATCAACGTTTGCAGGAAATGATTCGCTATGTCATTCGGATGGAACACGGGGTCCAGTCACCGGAAGAAACATTAAAACTGTCCAGCGGTTCGTGCCGCGACAGCGCCTGGCTGCTGGTACAACTCCTGCGACATCTGGGACTCGCTTCCCGGTTCGTCTCCGGATATCTGATTCAGCTCAAGCCCGACGTCGAGTCACTCGATGGCCCCTCAGGTGCCGCGGAAGACTTTACCGATTTGCACGCCTGGACTGAAGTCTTTCTGCCTGGCGCCGGCTGGATCGGGCTTGA
This genomic interval from Gimesia alba contains the following:
- a CDS encoding circularly permuted type 2 ATP-grasp protein — encoded protein: MRLAPYQSGESFDEMFAPDGQPRPSGEKFVERLQTLSEGSLQQRQKTADLSLQNMGITFNVYGHEAGTEKVWPFDLLPRIIDAHEWKMVESGLRQRIHALNLFVDDLYNDCKIIKDGKIPEELVQSSKTLRPQCKGYRPPQGVWCHITGVDLIRDRDGQIYVLEDNLRCPSGVSYVLENRELMKRTFSHVFQGMSVAPIEDYPEQLLKTLLDCAPEGVTDPTAVVLTPGIYNSAYFEHTFLAQQMGVELVQGTDLVVENGYVHMKTTRGLSRVDVIYRRIDDDFIDPKCFRPDSALGVDHLMDVCRAGRVTLANAPGTGVADDKAVYAYVPDIIKYYLGEEIILPNVPTHLCSDEKQRNHVLGNLDKLVVKPTNESGGYGILMGPQSSQAERDKCADAIRANPREWIAQPMLNLSTVPTLVEDELKPRHVDLRPFVLCGKDIYVMPGGLTRVALKEGSMVVNSSQGGGSKDTWILRNGNSIPEPHISRAAWEDKNA
- a CDS encoding carboxypeptidase-like regulatory domain-containing protein produces the protein MKYIPFSPSAFRQLSLTGLLILFLVGLNSCDHSPGSEKPRGDVTIRITNGSAPVVDAQVDLVNEQTGEGGGGTLDAEGKTTMTMVALGSYTVTINPPAEEPVIPGIETAPKPKVALPIPKQAQKIATSPYKVEVGSGTNDFTFDLKSIAD
- a CDS encoding alpha-E domain-containing protein, producing the protein MLSRVANSVYWLSRYVERAENVARFIDVNYNLTLGETDTLGNQWAPLIFTTGDQAIYEEQYKDFSRENVLKFLLFDKENPNSILSCASFARENARTIREIIPSVVWEQLNQFFFMVRSAASLEATLDQPQEFCERVRLASHMLVGATDATMSHGEAWHFSRVGRMIERADKTSRIVDVQYYILLPDAHDVGSALDVVRWSALLQSASALAMYRRQYGKILPDHVADFLILDSRFPRSMHFCLAKAQQSLRSITGSTAGTFLNLTEQRIGLLCANMDYTSIENIIQQGLHQYIDGFQKQLNLVGEAIQDDFFTSKQSSQTQVQTSETVSQTQSNY
- a CDS encoding DUF1559 domain-containing protein, with protein sequence MNYRSHLKRGFTLIELLVVIAIIAILIALLLPAVQQAREAARRSTCKNNMKQLGLALHNYNDNFTVLPIGSQTGSFPNWRVGVLPYLDQANVYNLLTRANGYWAHSGFPGNTVLYSVRLPVYKCPSNPYGMTNTTDFNYSASNADASLQSMIIDYVGISGATPDPAGRTNVCTGDILASSSSNCNTGMLVPFESKRFRDCTDGTTNTIILAEQSGQVSGTQKSANALGAWHGWANSSLSAWNARTPMPLSAGGFWYAAGTTTVRYPPNAYWKSTAPGPGNSRYSANTIINSHHVGGVHAVLADGSVRFLSENIDMDTLRQLCVRDDGKVIGEY
- a CDS encoding cyclic 2,3-diphosphoglycerate synthase, which translates into the protein MPSKFKCLIAGAAGRDFHDFQTFFRKHPEFHVCAFTATQIPFIDARVFPQSLAGPDYDSDIPIFPEEQLPELINRFEIDFVFLAYSDLAYDTVMHTASLVQSCGASFVLLGPNQFQLKSIKPVIAVTAVRTGAGKSPLTRWIASQLVEWGRTPGIIRHPMPYGDLEQQRCQRFATEDDLDANHCTIEEREEYEPYLEMGLPIFAGVDYELILRTAEQEADIILWDGGNNDFSFIKPDLLITVADALRPGHEVHYYPGESNLRMADVIVINKVAAAEADHISQIKANIKRLNPNAAVMESNLEIVVEQPEQIANRSVLVVEDGPTLLHGGMATGAGYCAAIQFQAKQVIDPRAFAVGSVAKAFQQYPHMGSILPALGYSERQRAELSQTIQASQADLIIDATPAGLSHVIQTSIPIVRVRYEFQQSSGTSLQRMIQEFAGR